From a region of the Basfia succiniciproducens genome:
- the pdxA gene encoding 4-hydroxythreonine-4-phosphate dehydrogenase PdxA — MKPILGITMGDAAGIGPEVIIKALEDKRIYDLAHPVVVGDFKIMQRTLPIVKSNLKLRKVDDVDHYQSEFGYIDVIDLDNLPADLPFAKVDARAGKAAYEFIERAVDLTLKGKIHAIVTAPLNKEALHAGGKMFPGHTEILAKLSNTEDFSMMLTSEKLNVIHVTTHVSMRQACDLIKKERVLTVIELAQEYTKMLGFKEPRIAVAGFNAHAGEHGLFGTEDEEEILPAVKEAQAKGINVIGPIPPDTVFHRAANLDEFDMVVVMYHDQGHIPLKLIGFDSGVNVTTGLPFIRTSVDHGTAFQIAGQGIADSRSMTEALYLGAKMANIKYSNQ; from the coding sequence TGACTTGGCTCATCCTGTTGTTGTGGGTGATTTTAAAATTATGCAACGGACGTTACCTATTGTTAAATCCAATCTCAAACTGCGTAAAGTAGATGATGTCGATCATTACCAAAGCGAGTTTGGCTATATTGATGTAATCGACTTAGATAATTTACCTGCTGATCTTCCCTTTGCAAAAGTAGATGCTCGTGCGGGGAAAGCGGCTTATGAATTTATTGAGCGGGCAGTAGATCTCACATTAAAAGGAAAAATTCACGCAATTGTGACCGCACCTTTAAACAAAGAAGCGCTTCATGCAGGCGGTAAAATGTTTCCGGGACATACTGAAATTTTGGCGAAACTGAGTAATACGGAAGATTTTTCGATGATGCTAACAAGTGAAAAATTGAATGTTATTCATGTCACTACACATGTTTCAATGCGCCAAGCCTGCGATTTAATTAAAAAAGAACGCGTATTAACTGTGATTGAACTCGCTCAAGAATATACCAAAATGCTTGGTTTTAAAGAGCCTCGTATTGCGGTGGCGGGGTTTAATGCGCATGCGGGAGAACATGGTTTATTCGGTACGGAAGACGAAGAAGAAATTCTACCTGCCGTAAAAGAAGCGCAAGCCAAAGGTATTAATGTTATCGGTCCAATTCCTCCGGATACGGTATTCCATCGCGCAGCAAATTTAGATGAGTTTGATATGGTGGTTGTGATGTATCACGATCAAGGTCATATCCCATTAAAACTCATCGGTTTTGATAGCGGTGTAAATGTCACTACAGGTTTGCCTTTTATCCGAACTTCGGTTGACCACGGTACCGCATTCCAGATTGCAGGTCAAGGTATTGCCGATAGTCGTAGTATGACTGAAGCTTTATACCTTGGTGCCAAAATGGCAAATATTAAATATTCAAATCAATAA
- the dapA gene encoding 4-hydroxy-tetrahydrodipicolinate synthase: protein MFKPQGVIAPVLTALDENEKFNPEAYSEFIDYLINAGIHGIFPLGTNGEFYAFDQTEKLEIIKTAIKAVNGRVPVYAGTGCVTTKETIEFSKKVVDLGVDVLSVISPYFVSVSQDDLYRHFSSVAKNVNVPILMYNIPARSGNNIDYKTVKKLAEENNNIIGIKDSSGNFDNTLKYIENTVSDINVMAGSDSLILWTLLAGGTGAISGCSNVFPELMVSIYEYWKQGDFEKANEAQKKIRAFRNVMQMGNPNSVVKRAALLRGHNVGPAREPSNCANAVIDQALQDVFKFYD, encoded by the coding sequence ATGTTTAAACCTCAAGGTGTTATAGCTCCGGTTCTTACTGCATTGGATGAAAATGAAAAATTCAATCCTGAAGCTTATAGCGAGTTTATTGATTATCTTATTAATGCAGGTATTCATGGTATTTTCCCATTAGGGACAAATGGTGAATTTTATGCATTTGATCAAACTGAAAAATTAGAAATTATTAAAACGGCGATTAAAGCGGTAAATGGTCGAGTACCGGTTTATGCAGGCACCGGTTGTGTTACAACTAAAGAAACCATTGAGTTTTCTAAGAAAGTCGTAGATTTGGGTGTTGATGTCCTTTCTGTTATTTCACCATATTTCGTTTCTGTCAGCCAGGATGATTTATATCGTCATTTTAGTTCTGTGGCTAAAAATGTGAATGTACCGATTTTGATGTATAACATTCCTGCACGCTCAGGCAATAATATTGATTATAAAACAGTGAAAAAACTGGCTGAAGAAAACAACAATATTATCGGTATCAAAGACAGTAGTGGTAATTTTGATAATACATTGAAATATATTGAAAATACTGTATCTGATATTAATGTGATGGCTGGTAGTGATTCGTTAATCCTGTGGACATTGCTTGCCGGCGGTACAGGCGCTATCAGCGGTTGTTCAAATGTGTTCCCTGAGTTAATGGTTTCCATATATGAATATTGGAAACAAGGTGACTTTGAAAAAGCAAACGAAGCGCAGAAAAAAATCCGTGCATTCCGTAATGTGATGCAAATGGGTAATCCAAATTCCGTAGTAAAACGTGCCGCACTTTTACGTGGTCATAATGTGGGACCTGCACGCGAACCTTCAAATTGCGCTAATGCAGTAATTGATCAAGCTTTACAAGATGTATTCAAATTTTACGATTAA
- a CDS encoding iron-containing alcohol dehydrogenase — protein sequence MSVYSLSHTNKIIGGAGSIQQIADVVKGHNAENVVIITDPGVFSVGLINEPKAILEKAGINVQIISDTPPEPPLAQVNQIYQHAKDTNAQMVIGIGGGSAMDTAKLVAILLNNDVELQDVADGKAKFKNRGIPTLMVPTTSGTGSEATPNSIVLIPERELKVGIVDEKMLPNCVILDPTMTVGLPPHITANTGIDALCHAVECYISKKASPFSDTFALKAVELIGRSIRTAYQDGKNLRAREDMLLGSYFGGASIATSSTVAIHALSYPLGGKYHIPHGLSNAILLPDVMKFNLDACEEKFANLAKAMGLDVQGCTQRQAAEKLIEEFYALIRDLNIKCDLKAVGITEETLSELADAALTVKRLLDNNPKTMTKTDIIEIYKKII from the coding sequence ATGTCAGTTTATTCTTTATCTCATACAAATAAAATTATCGGTGGTGCAGGTAGTATTCAACAAATTGCCGATGTAGTAAAAGGTCATAATGCTGAAAATGTTGTCATTATTACAGACCCGGGGGTTTTTTCTGTCGGTTTAATTAACGAGCCTAAAGCAATACTTGAAAAAGCAGGAATTAATGTTCAAATAATTAGTGATACTCCACCGGAACCGCCGTTAGCACAAGTAAATCAAATTTATCAGCATGCTAAAGATACTAATGCCCAAATGGTTATTGGTATTGGTGGTGGTAGTGCGATGGATACGGCAAAATTAGTGGCTATTTTGCTTAATAATGATGTCGAATTGCAAGATGTTGCTGATGGTAAAGCGAAGTTCAAAAATCGTGGTATTCCAACATTAATGGTTCCAACTACATCTGGTACAGGTTCAGAAGCAACACCAAACTCGATTGTATTAATTCCTGAGCGTGAATTAAAAGTGGGTATCGTTGATGAGAAAATGTTACCTAACTGCGTTATTTTAGATCCAACGATGACGGTTGGCTTACCTCCACACATTACTGCAAACACAGGTATTGATGCACTTTGTCATGCTGTGGAATGCTATATCTCTAAAAAAGCAAGTCCGTTTAGTGACACTTTTGCATTAAAAGCGGTTGAATTGATTGGTCGCAGTATTCGTACGGCTTATCAAGATGGTAAAAATCTGCGAGCTCGTGAAGATATGTTGCTTGGTTCTTATTTTGGTGGTGCATCAATTGCTACATCCAGCACTGTGGCGATTCATGCATTATCTTATCCGTTAGGTGGTAAATACCACATTCCACACGGACTCTCAAATGCAATTCTATTACCTGATGTAATGAAGTTTAATCTTGATGCTTGCGAAGAGAAATTTGCTAATCTTGCAAAAGCAATGGGCTTAGATGTACAAGGTTGTACACAACGTCAAGCAGCAGAAAAATTGATTGAAGAGTTTTATGCATTAATTCGCGATTTAAATATTAAATGTGATTTGAAAGCCGTCGGTATTACAGAAGAAACCTTAAGTGAGCTTGCTGATGCGGCTTTGACGGTAAAACGCTTACTTGATAATAATCCGAAAACCATGACGAAAACGGATATTATCGAAATCTATAAGAAAATTATCTAA
- a CDS encoding SLC13 family permease, protein MTMQMIIALAITVLMILLIMRDKLPFGVPPLIACLLLVVTGVADIKMAFGGFANSTIMMLAAFMAIIAALQKTSFITTFKTTIFNMAKKGGFKAYTLLIVVVMLGTSLFGMGSTAYYVLVIGLLSALPENKALAPSKVLMPAGFAANHPLAPFNTALQYGVTVAVLGAAGAATNVNLVQFSIVNLILSLAFLAWSLLAYKILPEHPISTSTGEYSDNLAEEHKTQLTKKQEFVTYFSFAFAVIGMVAQSYVGDAGYALTGLAVLPIFLVGVLDFSEIRNAISAPIILMSAGVIGVADALGSTGLTEMVGKSVADMLGSDINPFLLIFTFCILTSLLATLTGSTLGTVYVFAPLAIATCLQLGFNPTAAASAIVISGWCGHFLPVDGMPALIMGTGKYTMIEFWKFTIPQYFIRLLALTAGALILFPV, encoded by the coding sequence ATGACAATGCAAATGATCATTGCCTTAGCAATTACGGTTTTAATGATTCTCTTAATCATGAGAGACAAACTGCCTTTCGGGGTTCCGCCGCTTATTGCCTGTCTTTTACTGGTGGTAACAGGAGTAGCTGATATAAAAATGGCGTTCGGTGGTTTTGCAAACTCAACCATTATGATGCTTGCGGCATTTATGGCTATCATTGCAGCCTTACAAAAGACAAGTTTCATCACTACGTTTAAAACGACTATATTTAATATGGCGAAAAAAGGCGGCTTTAAGGCTTATACCCTTCTGATTGTAGTTGTTATGCTGGGGACAAGCCTATTTGGCATGGGCTCAACAGCTTATTATGTGTTGGTTATCGGACTTTTGTCTGCGCTACCGGAAAACAAAGCCCTTGCTCCATCTAAAGTATTGATGCCGGCCGGTTTTGCGGCCAACCACCCGCTTGCACCGTTTAATACCGCTTTACAATATGGCGTTACAGTTGCTGTATTGGGAGCGGCAGGTGCTGCAACCAATGTTAACTTAGTCCAATTTTCAATCGTTAATTTAATTCTTTCACTTGCTTTCCTGGCATGGTCGTTATTAGCCTATAAAATTTTGCCGGAACATCCGATTTCCACTTCTACTGGCGAATATAGTGATAATTTAGCGGAAGAACATAAAACGCAGCTTACCAAAAAACAAGAATTTGTGACCTACTTTTCCTTTGCATTCGCAGTTATCGGTATGGTTGCACAAAGTTATGTCGGTGATGCGGGCTATGCACTGACAGGCCTTGCGGTTCTGCCAATCTTTTTAGTCGGTGTACTGGACTTTAGCGAAATAAGAAATGCTATTAGCGCACCTATCATTCTTATGTCGGCCGGTGTTATTGGGGTTGCCGATGCACTAGGAAGTACAGGACTCACGGAAATGGTTGGTAAATCTGTAGCTGATATGCTTGGTTCTGATATTAACCCATTCTTATTAATTTTCACCTTCTGTATTTTAACAAGTTTATTAGCAACATTAACTGGTTCAACACTTGGTACTGTATATGTATTTGCACCATTAGCTATTGCAACTTGCCTGCAACTCGGATTCAATCCGACTGCTGCGGCGTCGGCAATTGTTATTTCTGGATGGTGCGGTCATTTCCTCCCTGTGGACGGTATGCCGGCACTGATTATGGGGACAGGTAAGTATACAATGATTGAATTTTGGAAATTCACCATTCCGCAATACTTTATCCGTTTACTCGCCCTTACGGCAGGTGCGCTGATTCTATTTCCGGTTTAA
- a CDS encoding sialidase family protein — protein sequence MTEEIVKLDLSGKVVVNPNDADRKDAYLPTECVQNHAANLFQLPNGDLLCTWFGGTQEGVSDISAYFSRLKKDSDTWTPAVKLSDDPTRSEQNPVFFLDPDNVLWILYTAQISGNQDTAIVRYRKSADFGETWGPIEVLLEDPNKGIFIRQPIVVLDNGNWLLPVFYCIARPGEKWVGSYDTSAVMISSDKGKTWRSVDVPNSTGCVHMNVLKLKDGSLYALYRSRWADYIYDSRSYDNGETWSEPKTLPLPNNNASIQADVLDNGDIALVFNNSSAKDAKERRLSLYDEIEDESKENKKEAELVEGQRNAFWGAPRAPMSLAISTDNGVTWPYIRNLDEGDGYCMSNNSREQLNRELSYPSIKQGLDGKLHIAYTFYRMAIKYVCVDESWVKNV from the coding sequence ATGACTGAAGAAATTGTTAAATTAGATTTATCGGGTAAGGTTGTTGTCAATCCGAATGATGCCGATCGAAAAGATGCATATTTGCCAACAGAATGTGTACAAAACCATGCTGCAAACTTATTTCAGCTACCAAACGGCGATTTACTCTGCACGTGGTTTGGCGGTACACAAGAAGGGGTTTCTGATATTTCAGCCTATTTTTCCCGTTTAAAAAAAGATTCTGATACTTGGACGCCCGCCGTAAAACTTTCCGATGACCCAACCCGCTCGGAACAAAACCCGGTATTTTTCTTAGATCCTGACAATGTCTTATGGATTTTATATACAGCACAAATCTCAGGTAACCAAGACACCGCAATAGTTCGTTATCGTAAATCAGCTGACTTTGGTGAAACTTGGGGGCCAATTGAAGTATTACTTGAGGATCCGAATAAAGGTATATTTATTCGTCAACCGATCGTTGTGTTAGATAACGGTAACTGGCTACTTCCCGTATTCTATTGCATTGCTCGCCCAGGTGAAAAATGGGTTGGAAGCTATGACACAAGTGCGGTCATGATTTCAAGTGATAAAGGCAAAACATGGCGTTCCGTTGATGTTCCAAACAGTACAGGTTGTGTTCATATGAATGTGTTAAAACTCAAAGACGGCAGTTTATATGCTCTTTATCGCAGTCGTTGGGCGGATTATATTTATGATAGTCGCTCTTATGATAATGGCGAAACATGGTCAGAACCTAAAACATTACCATTGCCGAACAATAATGCATCTATTCAAGCTGACGTTCTCGATAACGGCGATATTGCTTTAGTTTTTAACAACTCTAGCGCAAAAGATGCAAAAGAACGCCGTCTTTCACTTTACGATGAAATTGAAGATGAAAGTAAAGAAAATAAAAAAGAGGCTGAATTGGTCGAAGGGCAACGTAATGCTTTCTGGGGAGCACCGCGCGCGCCAATGTCGTTGGCAATTTCAACCGATAACGGTGTAACTTGGCCTTACATTCGTAATTTGGACGAAGGTGACGGTTACTGTATGTCAAATAACTCAAGAGAACAGCTTAACCGCGAGCTTTCTTATCCAAGTATTAAACAAGGTTTAGACGGTAAATTACATATTGCCTATACGTTCTATCGTATGGCGATTAAATATGTATGTGTTGATGAATCTTGGGTTAAAAATGTTTAA
- a CDS encoding YhcH/YjgK/YiaL family protein, with protein sequence MIAGNMKILDLATLPKSLYDILSHPEFTLEKLQALPDGKYQPEGAKWFCNIGDSQTSPAETRHTEFHENYLDIQLILKGEEIINYSLTNAIGQSAVEKKPDLYILDKPVLTNSILLCSGDFAIFYPGEPHQALCMVKEPATVRKAVFKVPKEII encoded by the coding sequence ATGATTGCCGGAAATATGAAAATTTTAGATTTAGCGACTTTGCCGAAATCACTCTATGACATCTTGTCACATCCTGAATTCACCTTAGAAAAATTGCAAGCGCTACCTGATGGTAAATATCAACCCGAAGGGGCAAAATGGTTTTGCAATATTGGGGATTCACAAACATCACCTGCAGAAACTCGCCACACGGAATTTCATGAGAATTACTTGGATATTCAATTAATTTTGAAAGGTGAGGAGATTATCAATTACAGCTTAACCAATGCAATTGGACAAAGTGCGGTCGAAAAGAAACCCGATTTATATATCTTAGATAAGCCTGTTCTGACTAATAGTATTTTGTTATGCTCCGGTGATTTTGCCATTTTTTATCCCGGTGAACCGCATCAAGCACTTTGTATGGTAAAAGAGCCCGCTACAGTGCGAAAAGCTGTCTTTAAAGTGCCGAAAGAAATTATATGA
- a CDS encoding calcium/sodium antiporter → MLLPSFAIIGGLLLLIWSADRFVDGAAATARHFGMPQLLIGIVIIGFGTSAPEMIVSAFSALNGNPGIALGNAYGSNITNIALILGLTALVLPLAVNSQVLKQELPMLILVTALSAFLIMDGDVSRLDAWILLGVFFVYMGWTIWNGLHNKDDSFAADVKEELQEQEYMSLGKALIWVVIGLVLLMGSSQLLVWGAVEIAHYFGVSDLVIGLTIVAIGTSLPELASSIAAVRKNGVDLAVGNIIGSNLFNTLAVVGIAGAISPMHVGQEVFTRDMLVMSVLTVLLLIFGLGKKGEINRFKGFIFLLVYIGYNFYLFKTAI, encoded by the coding sequence ATGTTATTACCTAGTTTTGCCATTATTGGCGGTTTATTGCTTTTAATTTGGTCGGCAGATCGTTTTGTAGATGGTGCGGCAGCAACAGCACGCCATTTTGGTATGCCACAGTTATTAATAGGTATCGTGATTATTGGTTTTGGCACATCGGCACCAGAAATGATCGTATCGGCATTTTCGGCATTAAACGGTAATCCCGGCATTGCGCTGGGTAACGCCTATGGGTCGAATATCACAAACATTGCATTAATTTTAGGTTTAACCGCATTAGTGTTACCGTTAGCGGTAAATTCACAAGTGTTAAAACAAGAATTGCCAATGTTGATTCTTGTGACTGCGCTTTCTGCCTTTTTGATTATGGATGGTGATGTGTCGCGTTTAGATGCGTGGATTTTACTCGGCGTATTTTTCGTTTATATGGGCTGGACAATTTGGAACGGTTTGCACAATAAAGATGATAGTTTTGCTGCGGACGTAAAAGAAGAATTACAAGAACAGGAATATATGTCGCTTGGTAAAGCATTAATATGGGTTGTGATTGGTTTAGTCTTGTTAATGGGGAGTTCTCAACTACTTGTTTGGGGAGCGGTGGAAATTGCACATTACTTTGGTGTGAGTGATTTAGTTATTGGTTTAACTATTGTGGCAATTGGTACATCACTGCCCGAACTTGCATCGTCTATTGCAGCCGTACGCAAAAATGGAGTGGATTTGGCGGTGGGCAATATTATCGGCTCAAACCTATTTAATACGCTCGCCGTAGTGGGCATTGCGGGAGCAATTTCACCAATGCATGTAGGACAGGAAGTGTTCACTCGCGATATGCTCGTGATGTCGGTATTAACGGTATTATTGTTGATTTTCGGTTTGGGCAAGAAAGGGGAAATTAATCGTTTTAAAGGATTTATTTTCTTGTTGGTGTATATTGGCTACAATTTCTATCTATTTAAAACGGCAATTTAA
- a CDS encoding ATP-binding protein, which produces MKDPIYFHRTELADKLIYNLKGGITHALTLFAPRRMGKTQFLLNDVKPQAEKNGFNVFYFSFFDQMGDVQTSFTVALQAFLNDVSSSGGKTLKRVNRIDVMGVGIGLQDEQSHPFLSISQLINELAQKSDKPVLMLLDEVQELARIKGTEQMVKSLRTGLDINQNQVKVIFTGSSTNGLRAMFNDNKAAFFHFAHPLDFPNLGKDFIEFLAGIYQQRTNKILDTDLLYHYFERFHFSPLYLRAVIQDMILNPTLSLEVAAEYRLTQVDENSENRQAWLQLSELERLILLAVLNGETAIYSKGTRQFFADKLGLENISTSTIQGKVRKLERAELLTRNVGGTLKINNVYFKTWLRENVN; this is translated from the coding sequence ATGAAAGATCCAATTTACTTTCATCGTACCGAATTGGCAGATAAGCTAATTTATAATTTAAAAGGCGGTATTACACACGCACTGACGCTTTTTGCTCCACGTCGAATGGGTAAAACACAGTTTTTATTAAATGATGTAAAACCACAAGCAGAGAAAAATGGCTTTAATGTGTTTTACTTTAGCTTTTTTGATCAAATGGGTGATGTGCAAACCTCTTTTACAGTCGCATTACAGGCTTTTTTAAATGATGTTAGCAGTAGCGGAGGTAAAACCTTAAAAAGGGTTAATCGAATTGATGTAATGGGAGTGGGGATTGGTTTACAAGATGAACAAAGTCACCCGTTTCTAAGTATTTCTCAGCTTATCAATGAATTAGCTCAAAAAAGTGATAAGCCTGTTTTAATGTTGCTAGATGAAGTTCAGGAACTGGCGAGAATTAAAGGGACTGAGCAAATGGTCAAATCTTTGCGTACAGGTCTTGATATTAATCAAAATCAAGTGAAGGTCATTTTTACAGGGAGTAGTACCAATGGATTACGAGCGATGTTTAATGACAATAAAGCAGCATTTTTTCACTTTGCTCACCCATTGGATTTTCCTAATTTAGGGAAAGATTTTATTGAGTTTCTTGCCGGCATCTACCAACAACGAACAAATAAAATACTGGATACGGACTTACTGTATCATTATTTCGAGCGTTTTCATTTTTCGCCGTTATATTTACGCGCCGTAATTCAAGATATGATTTTAAATCCGACGTTATCACTTGAAGTTGCAGCAGAATATAGATTGACACAGGTAGATGAAAATTCAGAAAATCGGCAGGCGTGGCTTCAATTAAGTGAACTTGAACGCCTTATTTTACTCGCTGTGTTAAACGGTGAAACTGCTATTTATAGCAAGGGAACCCGCCAATTCTTTGCTGATAAATTAGGACTTGAGAATATAAGCACAAGCACTATTCAGGGTAAAGTGCGGAAATTAGAACGAGCGGAACTTTTAACCAGAAATGTTGGCGGCACGCTAAAAATTAATAATGTTTATTTTAAAACGTGGTTACGTGAAAATGTGAACTGA
- a CDS encoding DeoR/GlpR family DNA-binding transcription regulator gives MTKDRQETIMLYLKSHNMATVEQLVKVTNSSPATIRRDLIKLDEKGSIIRTHGGVALNQFIPYQPTTNEKQYQHVTEKENIADYVVSLISPGDSVLLDAGTTTLCIAKKLVNIPLRVITSDLHIALLLSEYKQIDIVMTGGAIDKSSQSCIGQHGLDLLQNINPDFAFVSCNSWSIERGITAPTEDKANLKKCLLQNSRRKVLVADSSKYGKCSLFKVIELNRLTDIITDHNLPQSAQKALNELDLSVAFA, from the coding sequence ATGACAAAAGATCGTCAAGAAACCATTATGCTCTATCTAAAAAGCCACAATATGGCGACGGTTGAGCAGTTAGTGAAAGTAACGAATTCATCGCCTGCAACTATTCGACGTGATCTCATCAAATTGGATGAAAAAGGTTCGATTATTCGTACTCACGGAGGTGTGGCGCTAAACCAATTTATCCCATACCAACCCACAACTAATGAAAAGCAATATCAGCATGTGACGGAAAAAGAGAATATCGCCGATTATGTGGTATCGCTAATCTCACCGGGGGATTCCGTATTATTGGATGCGGGGACCACGACATTATGTATTGCCAAAAAATTAGTCAATATTCCTTTAAGAGTGATTACAAGTGATTTACATATCGCCTTGCTGCTTTCGGAATATAAACAAATTGATATTGTAATGACCGGCGGCGCAATTGATAAAAGCAGTCAATCCTGCATTGGGCAACACGGATTGGATTTGTTGCAGAACATTAACCCGGATTTTGCTTTTGTGAGTTGTAATTCCTGGTCTATCGAACGGGGAATTACGGCACCGACGGAAGATAAAGCGAACCTGAAGAAATGTTTGTTACAAAATTCGCGCAGAAAGGTGCTAGTGGCGGATAGCAGTAAATATGGTAAATGCTCTTTGTTTAAGGTGATTGAGCTAAATCGACTTACCGATATTATTACTGATCATAATTTACCGCAAAGCGCTCAAAAAGCGCTTAATGAGCTGGATCTCTCGGTGGCGTTTGCCTAG
- the rmuC gene encoding DNA recombination protein RmuC translates to MLDLYPLPQDPFQIATVVLAVICLIFLFIMARRKRDVQELQQDLNKNILDFNQLLEKFDILTAAKNQLDQDVIKAQTTAEGLQIRLQERNELIQGLQTELNEEQLRHETLTGSMNTLKERFGVASALVTNLQQQLVESQNAVARKEQDLNKIQEKTTALSQELTELKTTLSEKEKNFAEQQQAFAQSKQQLSAEFQNLANRILEEKSQSFSQSNQIALDALLKPFREQIDGFQKRVNEIHSESLKGNANLESEIKRVLNIGNQMSQEANNLTSALKGEKKTLGNWGEMQLERALQLAGLVKGEHYEAQAHFKDAQGKNNYPDFVVHLPDNKHLVIDSKMSLVAYENAVSTDDENKRQHFLREHVKSVRNHMDDLWRKDYTNLIGMRSPNFVLMFVAVEPAYIEAMKADLNLFNYGYEKNVILVSHTTLMPILRTVANLWRIERGNAEAREISERAGDIYNQICLVAERLAKLGNTLSTVNGHYNSAVTALVGNQGLVGKVERFKDLSAKANKAMPAVEMLHSDLDTEKLLVVKAEDKRDSDAE, encoded by the coding sequence ATGCTTGATTTATACCCATTACCGCAAGACCCTTTTCAGATTGCCACCGTAGTGCTGGCAGTCATTTGCCTGATTTTTTTATTTATTATGGCGCGACGCAAACGCGATGTGCAGGAACTGCAACAGGACTTGAATAAAAATATTCTTGATTTCAATCAGTTATTGGAAAAATTCGATATTTTAACCGCGGCAAAAAATCAATTGGATCAGGATGTAATTAAAGCGCAAACCACAGCGGAAGGGTTGCAAATCCGTTTGCAGGAACGCAACGAACTAATTCAGGGGTTACAAACGGAATTAAACGAAGAGCAGCTTCGCCACGAAACCCTTACCGGCAGCATGAATACCTTAAAGGAACGTTTCGGTGTTGCTTCCGCGTTAGTCACCAACCTACAGCAACAATTGGTTGAAAGCCAAAACGCGGTGGCGCGCAAAGAACAGGATTTAAATAAAATTCAGGAAAAAACGACCGCACTTTCGCAAGAACTCACGGAATTAAAAACAACGCTATCCGAAAAAGAGAAAAATTTTGCCGAACAGCAACAGGCGTTTGCCCAGAGCAAACAGCAGCTTTCTGCGGAATTCCAGAATTTGGCCAACCGCATTTTAGAAGAAAAAAGTCAAAGTTTCAGCCAGTCTAACCAAATCGCGCTGGATGCGCTTTTAAAACCTTTTCGTGAACAAATCGACGGTTTTCAAAAGCGGGTGAACGAAATTCATTCGGAATCGCTGAAAGGCAATGCGAATTTAGAATCGGAAATTAAGCGGGTATTGAATATCGGTAATCAAATGTCGCAGGAGGCGAACAACCTCACCTCCGCATTAAAAGGCGAAAAGAAAACCTTAGGTAACTGGGGAGAAATGCAGCTTGAACGCGCCTTGCAATTAGCGGGATTGGTGAAGGGCGAACATTACGAAGCGCAAGCGCATTTTAAAGATGCGCAGGGCAAAAACAATTACCCGGATTTCGTGGTGCATTTGCCCGACAATAAACATTTGGTCATTGACAGTAAAATGTCGTTAGTCGCCTATGAAAACGCGGTCAGTACCGATGATGAAAATAAACGTCAACACTTTTTACGCGAACACGTCAAATCGGTACGTAATCATATGGATGATTTGTGGCGCAAAGATTACACCAACTTAATAGGCATGCGCAGCCCGAATTTTGTACTGATGTTTGTGGCGGTAGAACCCGCTTATATTGAGGCTATGAAAGCGGATTTAAACCTGTTCAATTACGGCTATGAGAAAAATGTGATCCTGGTTTCACACACAACGCTGATGCCGATTTTACGTACCGTGGCGAATTTATGGCGTATTGAACGAGGCAACGCCGAAGCGCGGGAAATCAGCGAACGGGCCGGCGATATTTATAATCAAATCTGCTTGGTTGCCGAACGCCTGGCTAAATTAGGCAATACCTTATCAACGGTAAACGGCCATTATAATAGCGCCGTTACCGCATTAGTGGGCAACCAGGGCTTAGTGGGGAAAGTAGAACGCTTTAAAGATTTATCCGCCAAAGCCAATAAAGCTATGCCGGCAGTAGAAATGCTGCATTCCGACTTAGACACCGAAAAATTACTGGTAGTGAAAGCGGAAGATAAGCGGGATTCCGATGCGGAATAA